A genomic window from Maylandia zebra isolate NMK-2024a linkage group LG20, Mzebra_GT3a, whole genome shotgun sequence includes:
- the LOC101486775 gene encoding potassium voltage-gated channel subfamily KQT member 2 isoform X7 — protein MVQKSLNGGVYPTQAGEKKHKVGFVGLDPGAPESSRDGALLIAGSESTKRSSILCRPRSSISAGRPRPSKKNASYRKLQNFLYNALERPRGWAFIYHAYVFLLVFSCLILSVFATIKEFTQSSESALYILEIVTIVVFGVEYIVRIWAAGCCCRYRGWRGRLKFARKPFCVIDIMVLIASVSVLAAGSQGNVFATSAIRSLRFLQILRMLRMDRRGGTWKLLGSVVYAHSKELITAWYIGFLCLILASFLVYSVEKESNNEFDTYADALWWGLITLTTIGYGDKVPKTWNGRLLAATFSLIGVAFFALPAGILGSGFALKVQEQHRQKHFEKRRNPAAGLIQAAWRFYATNLSRTDLVSTWDFYEQTVAIPMYRLIPPLNQLDLLRNLKGKSFRKESQTETSPRARPQLFLLRRSVTLLPMHACL, from the exons ATGGTGCAGAAATCTCTCAACGGCGGGGTTTACCCAACTCAAGCCGGAGAGAAGAAGCACAAAGTCGGGTTTGTGGGTTTGGACCCGGGAGCTCCGGAATCCAGCAGGGATGGGGCACTGCTCATTGCGGGCTCGGAAAGCACCAAGCGGAGCAGCATCCTCTGCAGACCGAGGTCCAGCATCTCCGCAGGAAGACCCAGACCGTCGAAGAAAAACGCCAGCTATCGGAAACTACAGAATTTTCTCTACAATGCGCTGGAAAGACCGCGGGGATGGGCGTTCATCTACCACGCTTATGT CTTCCTCTTGGTGTTTTCGTGTCTTATACTCTCAGTCTTTGCCACCATTAAAGAGttcacacaaagctcagagagtGCCTTGTACATCTTG gAAATTGTGACCATTGTGGTGTTTGGAGTGGAGTACATTGTAAGGATATGGGCTGCTGGCTGCTGCTGTCGATACAGAGGATGGAGAGGGAGGCTAAAATTTGCCAGAAAGCCTTTCTGTGTCATAG ACATCATGGTGCTGATTGCCTCAGTATCTGTCCTGGCAGCTGGATCTCAGGGCAATGTGTTTGCCACCTCGGCTATCAGGAGTCTGAGATTCCTGCAGATCCTACGGATGCTGCGCATGGACCGCCGTGGAGGAACCTGGAAGCTGCTCGGATCTGTAGTTTATGCACACAGCAAG GAGCTCATCACAGCGTGGTACATAGGCTTCCTGTGCCTCATCCTGGCCTCATTCCTGGTCTACTCCGTGGAAAAGGAGTCAAATAATGAGTTTGACACGTATGCTGATGCTCTTTGGTGGGGGCTG ATAACTCTTACCACCATTGGTTATGGTGATAAGGTTCCCAAAACCTGGAATGGACGCTTACTAGCAGCCACGTTCAGCTTGATCGGCGTTGCCTTCTTTGCCCTTCCTGCT GGCATCTTGGGTTCTGGCTTTGCCCTCAAAGTCCAAGAGCAGCACAGACAGAAGCATTTTGAGAAGAGACGTAACCCCGCTGCAGGCCTCATACAG GCTGCTTGGAGGTTTTATGCCACCAACCTTTCCCGTACAGATCTGGTGTCCACGTGGGATTTTTACGAGCAGACTGTAGCTATTCCGATGTACAG ACTTATCCCACCTCTGAATCAGCTGGACCTGCTGAGGAATCTGAAGGGCAAATCATTCAG GAAGGAGTCACAAACAGAAACCTCTCCCAG AGCCAGACCACAGCTCTTCCTTTTGAGACGCAGTGTCACTTTGCTTCCCATGCATGCCTGCTTGTAG